GAGTCTTTTACAGAAAAATTGAAAAAAGCGTTTAAATGAGTTTATCGTTACGCAGGTTGACGAATGTAAAACGTGAACCCAATAAAGCGGAGTTTATTTATGCCAACATATGAATATGAATGTTCTAAGTGTGGTCATCAGCTAGAAATCCTTCAGTCTATAACTGAAAAACCTTTGAAAAAGTGCCCGGAGTGCCAAAAAAACAATTTGCAGCGATTGCTTGGCTCAGGAGCTGGTATTATTTTCAAAGGAAGTGGATTTTACGAAACTGATTACAAGAAAAAAGAACCTTCAAAAAAAGAATCTAAGTCAAAATCAACTTGT
This Candidatus Omnitrophota bacterium DNA region includes the following protein-coding sequences:
- a CDS encoding zinc ribbon domain-containing protein, whose product is MPTYEYECSKCGHQLEILQSITEKPLKKCPECQKNNLQRLLGSGAGIIFKGSGFYETDYKKKEPSKKESKSKSTCPSDCPNKSCSASS